The following coding sequences are from one Nicotiana tomentosiformis chromosome 3, ASM39032v3, whole genome shotgun sequence window:
- the LOC138908043 gene encoding uncharacterized protein, producing MAHNEEAARLHENLKEAKAIWVELHDTVTAVAERESTLMEQVNNLEANLRSKTEEANAAEGKREKMKERLKRVIEQNRLHSTTNVELDSKISKMRAKNEKLQSKIDKLRAKLQDQEDSLVFEKTYSIYHTKTKTQEEAKKALSILITALPRPVTGDNCS from the coding sequence ATGGCCCACAACGAGGAAGCTGCCCGGCTACATGAAAACCTTAAGGAAGCAAAGGCTATTTGGGTCGAACTACATGACACTGTGACCGCTGTTGCCGAGCGCGAGTCTACTTTGATGGAGCAAGTTAACAATTTGGAGGCTAACTTACGCTCCAAAACTGAGGAGGCCAATGCTGCCGAGGGTAagagagaaaaaatgaaagaaagactCAAAAGAGTCATAGAGCAGAATCGACTTCACTCAACCACCAACGTTGAGCTCGATTCGAAAATCAGCAAAATGAGAGCTAAAAACGAAAAGCTCCAGTCCAAGATTGATAAGCTTCGAGCCAAACTCCAGGACCAAGAAGATTCTCTCGTCTTCGAGAAAACCTACTCCATTTATCATACTAAGACGAAGACCCAGGAGGAGGCCAAAAAAGCATTGTCAATATTGATAACCGCATTGCCAAGGCCGGTAACTGGAGACAACTGCTCGTGA
- the LOC104120810 gene encoding uncharacterized protein, producing the protein MDENKGETTKKQPPPPQQQHLSNSPNDSNQDSPDNTIPQQQQQQPPQTVISGASYISSSLYNIPGGAATTSVSFEQQQQQLQFEVVNPKRPRYTASQWKFIPSSSSQQQQQNPSQVNILSTESSPISPSPQAAAATNPQTQAASSSDTASSPSHSPRPSASGQETSKGEGGEQVHQQFRKGKYVSPVWKPNEMLWLARAWKIQYQGGSSELHLEGSQEMSTGAGVQQGRGKTRADKDREVADFLNRHGVSRDAKTAGTKWDNMLGEFRKVYEWERGAEREQGSKSYFRLSPYERKMNRLPASFDEEVFEELSQFMGSRMRSPQTRGVGAGFGSQANIVVSLSDTVTKSLPPPPPFREDDLPLSARAKQLAIPISGTEALLHGTRSGFLGYDTTTTSSLDIGGPSSSASSKELRRIGKIRMIWEESVSLWAEEGEHHRGRVKLQGTSFLNADEIAFLDDSTVACTMEAFEDGPMKGFSVDRFLSGVQLKVFGRRKSSSAPALSGPNERLQLPSSEFPIKSTTPWEFQDPTEYYVGCLRSPPPTLPSLFELSWHLQQPPPEELRFPLRRDVFKDLPQGKELFFTISTELLDCRGITYEVLSSIMRPNPSLSTATDRDSYIGLWDDCINRIISKFCSIEMVFVRKSNSSFSLAETVQDQWPNVTAFLRNFCLWRGEETGQLSEGQLDPSSSIVEKLLWTYMDLPYVLGYYAVGFIVTFCALSRSQDRIIRTDLYTVDLSTPVERLKALVPCWRIAGLLPLLADRCFHYMSSNGSNLKHLPYTDFERIDLGNGNIVEMTPNTVVRYFSSKRKWVAVKEIYDFLDHRIPHAEFVVRASEKDLALVFKPRGCKFKPANCDQLIEALKQITKALVALHDLSFMHRDLGWDKVMRRSDRENEWFITGFDEAVSSPQLYPYGGAAAATAASGRHPPEMVRNYHNVKVDVWGIGQLVKSCGLVGVPKLLRELQNRCLDQNPEQRPTAADCYRHLLQLQSSMSAAAAGGY; encoded by the exons ATGGATGAAAACAAAGGAGAAACCACAAAGAAAcaaccaccaccaccacaacAACAACATTTATCCAACTCTCCTAATGACTCTAATCAAGATTCACCTGATAATACTATACCACAGCAACAGCAGCAACAGCCACCGCAAACTGTGATTTCTGGAGCTTCTtatatttcttcttctctctaTAATATCCCAGGCGGTGCAGCAACTACATCTGTTTCTtttgaacaacaacaacaacaactgcaGTTTGAAGTTGTGAACCCAAAGCGACCTCGATATACTGCAAGTCAATGGAAATTCATACCATCTTCTTCTTCTCAACAACAACAGCAAAATCCCAGTCAAGTGAATATACTAAGCACGGAGTCAAGTCCAATTTCACCTTCGCCACAAGCAGCTGCTGCTACCAACCCTCAAACTCAAGCTGCGTCGTCTTCGGACACAGCTTCTTCTCCTTCACACTCGCCTCGGCCTTCTGCATCTGGGCAAGAAACTAGCAAAGGCGAAGGAGGAGAACAAGTTCACCAACAATTTCGGAAAGGAAAATACGTAAGTCCAGTTTGGAAACCTAACGAGATGTTGTGGCTAGCTAGGGCTTGGAAAATTCAGTACCAAGGTGGTTCATCAGAGCTTCATCTAGAAGGTTCTCAAGAAATGAGTACAGGCGCGGGAGTGCAACAAGGTAGAGGAAAAACTCGAGCTGATAAAGATAGAGAAGTGGCTGATTTTCTCAACAGGCATGGAGTTAGCAGAGATGCTAAAACGGCTGGAACTAAATGGGACAACATGTTAGGTGAATTCAGAAAAGTCTACGAATGGGAGAGAGGTGCTGAGAGAGAACAAGGTAGCAAGAGTTATTTTAGACTGTCCCCTTATGAAAGGAAGATGAATAGATTGCCTGCTTCATTTGATGAAGAGGTGTTTGAAGAATTATCTCAGTTTATGGGCTCTAGAATGAGAAGTCCTCAAACTAGAGGAGTTGGAGCTGGATTTGGAAGTCAGGCCAATATTGTCGTCTCTCTTAGTGACACAGTAACCAAATCTTTGCCTCCCCCTCCACCTTTCAGAGAGGATGACCTTCCTCTCTCTG CAAGGGCAAAACAGTTGGCTATACCAATAAGTGGAACAGAAGCATTACTACATGGAACAAGAAGTGGGTTCTTAGGGTACGACACAACTACTACTTCTTCATTAGATATTGGGGGTCCATCTTCTTCTGCTTCTTCAAAAGAGCTTCGTCGCATTGGCAAGATTAGAATGATATGGGAGGAATCAGTGAGCTTGTGGGCAGAAGAAGGTGAACATCACAGAGGTAGAGTGAAGCTTCAAGGTACAAGTTTTTTAAACGCCGATGAAATTGCTTTCTTGGATGATTCTACTGTTGCCTGCACAATGGAGGCCTTTGAAGATGGACCTATGAAAGGTTTTTCCGTTGATAGATTCCTTTCTGGAGTACAACTAAAAGTCTTTGGCAGGAGAAAATCCTCTTCAGCTCCTGCTCTTTCTG GTCCCAATGAAAGATTGCAACTTCCCTCCTCTGAATTTCCCATCAAAT CAACTACTCCTTGGGAATTTCAAGATCCAACTGAGTATTACGTGGGGTGTCTAAGATCTCCACCACCTACACTTCCAAGCTTGTTTGAGCTCTCATGGCATTTACAACAGCCACCACCAGAGGAGCTCCGTTTCCCACTTCGGAGAGATGTGTTCAAAGATTTGCCTCAAGGGAAAgaattatttttcacaatttcaactGAGTTATTAGACTGTAGAGGCATCACTTATGAGGTCTTGAGCTCTATTATGCGCCCAAACCCTAGCCTGAGTACTGCAACTGATAGGGACTCTTATATTGGACTTTGGGATGATTGCATCAATAGGATTATATCTAAGTTTTGTTCCATTGAAATGGTTTTCGTACGGAAATCAAATTCATCGTTTTCTCTTGCGGAAACAGTGCAAGATCAATGGCCTAATGTTACTGCTTTCTTGAGGAATTTTTGCTTGTGGAGAGGAGAGGAGACTGGTCAACTAAGTGAAGGTCAACTAGATCCATCTTCTTCTATTGTGGAGAAACTTCTCTGGACTTATATGGACCTTCCTTACGTGTTAGGTTACTATGCCGTTGGCTTCATTGTTACGTTCTGTGCTTTAAGTCGATCACAGGATCGTATTATCCGAACGGATCTTTACACAGTGGATCTCTCAACCCCAGTTGAAAGACTAAAAGCTTTAGTTCCATGTTGGAGAATTGCTGGCTTATTACCATTATTAGCTGATCGATGTTTCCATTATATGAGTAGCAACGGGAGTAATTTAAAACATCTACCTTATACCGATTTTGAGAGAATAGATCTGGGTAACGGAAATATTGTGGAGATGACTCCAAATACAGTGGTGAGATATTTCTCTAGTAAAAGAAAATGGGTGGCAGTCAAAGAAATATACGATTTTCTTGACCATAGAATCCCACATGCAGAATTTGTTGTTAGGGCATCTGAAAAGGATTTAGCTTTGGTCTTTAAGCCTAGAGGCTGCAAGTTCAAGCCGGCTAATTGTGATCAACTAATAGAAGCATTAAAGCAAATCACAAAAGCATTGGTTGCATTACATGATCTTTCTTTTATGCACAGGGATTTGGGATGGGATAAAGTCATGAGGAGAAGTGACAGGGAAAATGAATGGTTCATTACGGGATTCGACGAGGCAGTGAGTTCGCCACAGCTATATCCTTACGGAGGAGCAGCCGCGGCGACGGCGGCTAGTGGGAGGCACCCGCCGGAGATGGTGAGAAATTATCATAATGTAAAAGTTGATGTATGGGGAATAGGTCAATTAGTGAAGAGTTGTGGGTTAGTGGGGGTACCAAAATTGCTGAGGGAATTGCAGAACAGGTGTTTGGACCAAAACCCGGAGCAGCGACCGACGGCGGCTGACTGCTATCGCCACCTGTTGCAGTTGCAGTCTTCAATGTCTGCAGCCGCCGCCGGAGGATATTGA
- the LOC104120809 gene encoding zinc finger BED domain-containing protein DAYSLEEPER-like, translating to MRFFFLFELLQFFFLKPQTFFDFFFLRARDKVFSSKSRFVASTGATVEKRSELDMYLEEDLLPRTPSFDNLSWWKTNGLKFPTLQKIARDLLAIPVSIVASESTFSTSGRLISPHRSRLYPITLEALMCARTWLWNDLNGLTSTVDQVSCPTLLDEEDEPDSSGLSQL from the exons ATGCGATTCTTCTTCCTCTTTGAACTGCTGCAATTCTTCTTCCTCAAACCTCAAACTTTCTTCGATTTTTTCTTCCTCCGGGCTCGGGACAAAGTTTTCTCCAGCAAATCCAG ATTTGTAGCTTCAACTGGAGCTACCGTGGAGAAAAGATCAGAGTTGGATATGTACTTAGAAGAAGACCTACTACCTCGAACCCCTTCATTTGACAATTTGAGTTGGTGGAAGACAAATGGATTGAAATTTCCTACATTGCAAAAAATAGCTCGTGATCTCTTAGCCATTCCCGTGTCTATTGTTGCTTCAGAATCGACATTTAGCACTAGTGGGAGGTTGATTAGCCCGCATCGGAGTAGACTCTACCCCATTACTTTGGAAGCTTTAATGTGTGCTCGCACGTGGTTATGGAATGACTTAAATG GTTTGACTTCAACGGTTGATCAAGTTTCATGTCCAACATTGCTTGATGAAGAGGACGAGCCGGATTCAAGTGGTTTATCGCAACTATGA